In Chryseobacterium turcicum, a single window of DNA contains:
- a CDS encoding acyl-ACP desaturase, which produces MYNALVRKEVMGILEKEVGSFLDKFLTPIEKIWQPSDYLPDPSSSDFKYDLEEIQTFAQEMPYDLFVTLIGDCITEEALPSYESWLMSVEGIDQEKSGPTWASWIRSWTAEENRHGDLLGKYLYLCGRVNMRQMEITTQYLISDGFDIGTSMDPYRNFIYTSFQETATNVSHRRVGTLAKQTGNGKLAKMCGVIAADEARHAKAYKHFVAKILELDPSEMILAFEDMMRKKIVMPAHMMRQSGQKAGELWGHFSDAAQRCMVYTGQDYINIMKDLLDEWKIEHVTGLTEKAEKAQEYLIKLPSRLQKITDRISTPDLQFEFNWVKK; this is translated from the coding sequence TGTATAATGCTCTCGTAAGAAAAGAAGTAATGGGTATTTTGGAAAAGGAAGTCGGTTCTTTTCTCGATAAGTTTTTGACTCCAATTGAGAAAATCTGGCAACCTTCAGATTATCTACCAGATCCTTCAAGCTCTGATTTTAAATATGACTTAGAAGAAATTCAAACTTTCGCTCAAGAAATGCCTTATGATCTTTTTGTAACATTGATCGGGGATTGTATTACTGAAGAAGCTTTACCTTCTTACGAATCTTGGCTAATGAGTGTTGAAGGAATTGATCAAGAAAAAAGCGGACCAACCTGGGCAAGCTGGATAAGATCTTGGACTGCCGAAGAAAACAGACACGGTGATTTACTTGGAAAATATCTGTACTTATGTGGTAGAGTAAACATGAGACAAATGGAAATTACTACCCAATATCTAATTAGTGATGGTTTTGATATCGGAACCAGTATGGATCCTTATAGAAATTTTATTTATACAAGCTTCCAGGAAACTGCAACTAATGTTTCGCACAGAAGAGTAGGCACTTTAGCTAAACAGACAGGAAACGGCAAACTGGCGAAAATGTGTGGTGTAATTGCTGCAGATGAAGCAAGACACGCAAAAGCATACAAGCATTTCGTAGCTAAAATTTTAGAATTAGACCCTTCTGAAATGATTTTGGCATTTGAAGATATGATGCGTAAAAAAATCGTTATGCCAGCACATATGATGAGACAGTCTGGTCAGAAAGCAGGTGAACTGTGGGGTCATTTTTCTGATGCAGCACAAAGATGTATGGTATACACCGGTCAGGATTATATCAACATCATGAAAGATCTTCTTGATGAATGGAAAATTGAGCATGTTACAGGTCTTACTGAAAAAGCAGAGAAAGCTCAGGAGTACCTAATTAAGCTTCCTTCGAGATTACAAAAAATTACCGATAGAATTTCTACTCCAGATTTACAGTTTGAGTTTAACTGGGTAAAAAAATAA